Genomic segment of Deltaproteobacteria bacterium:
TTGCATTTTTACCGATTTGACGAGCCGGCCAAAGGCTTTGTCCTTTCTCCGTTTGTCAAAATATGACATCTCGTAAAATTCCGACTCCTTCTTGAGCTTGATGTAGCTGGCATACCGATCTTCACTCAGCTCTCCGCGCTCGACCGCGGCCCGGACAGCGCAACCTGCTTCGTG
This window contains:
- a CDS encoding ribosome small subunit-dependent GTPase A; its protein translation is HEAGCAVRAAVERGELSEDRYASYIKLKKESEFYEMSYFDKRRKDKAFGRLVKSVKMQMKH